A stretch of the Acyrthosiphon pisum isolate AL4f chromosome A2, pea_aphid_22Mar2018_4r6ur, whole genome shotgun sequence genome encodes the following:
- the LOC100169612 gene encoding alpha-1,3-mannosyl-glycoprotein 4-beta-N-acetylglucosaminyltransferase B isoform X2, whose protein sequence is MLDMEIFVEQLSKLNKLNDNNIKERIKHFGPVLDAIVKSLNISIPKELKSLMVTNKSVEIVRSPMTHLDGFTFLPQLWAHEDNLRPFILHSGGRKTVSMVYGIPTVRRQKKNYLIQTMVNIVNNMNQNEMEDSLIVVMIGEIDREYTQRVTTEIKNRLPEAVNSGLVDIIAPTPEYYPDFSKLRLTLGDSRDRVSWRSKQNLDYAFLMMYCQPKGSFYVQIEDDIITKPQFHTIMKNTALQSIANGQEWFILDFGELGFIGKMFRCSDLSWLIQYLIMFYNDQPVDWLLDGIVETKACGYYKMNCRRLKDNLWVKCNQTLFQHIGIWSSLPGKIQRAKARHFNSRILLYKNNH, encoded by the exons ATGTTGGACATGGAAATATTCGTGGAACAGTTAAGCAAATTGAATAAACTGAATGACAACAACATCAAGGAACGAATTAAGCATTTCGGCCCAGTTCTCGATGCGATCGTGAAGTCGTTGAACATTTCCATTCCTAAAGAATTAAAATCTTTAATGGTTACTAATAAGTCTGTGGAAATAGTCAGGTCACCAATGACACATCTCGATGGGTTTACATTCTTACCACAACTGTGGGCCCACGAAGATAATTTGAGGCCATTTATATTACATTCCGGAGGTAGAAAAACAG tgtcTATGGTGTATGGAATTCCTACTGTTCgtcgccaaaaaaaaaattacttaatacaAACAATGGTTAATATCGTAAACAACATGAATCAAAACGAAATGGAAGATTCATTAATAGTCGTGATGATTGGTGAA ATCGATCGAGAATACACGCAACGAGTGACTACAGAAATCAAAAATCG gctACCGGAAGCAGTTAACTCAGGTCTTGTGGACATAATTGCTCCAACCCCGGAATATTATCCAGATTTCAGCAAACTTCGCTTGACGCTCGGTGATTCTAGAGACCGGGTCAGCTGGAGGAGCAAACAAAATTTGGATTATGCTTTCTTAATGATGTACTGCCAACCAAAAGGGTCGTTTTATGTTCAAATCGAAGACGACATAATCACGAAACCACAGTTCCACactattatgaaaaatacagcTTTGCAGAGCATAGCTAACGGACAAGAGTGGTTTATATTAGATTTTGGAGAACTTGGTTTTATCG gaaaaatgtttagatgTTCAGATTTATCATGGCTAATTCAGTAccttattatgttttataacgaTCAACCTGTGGATTGGTTGCTGGACGGAATAGTGGAGACAAAAGCTTGTGGTTATTATAAA ATGAATTGTCGACGACTAAAAGACAATTTATGGGTGAAATGCAATCAAACTCTTTTTCAACATATTGGAATCTGGTCGTCTTTGCCTGGAAAAATTCAACGTGCGAAg GCTAGACATTTTAATTcaaggatattattatataaaaacaatcattag
- the LOC100169612 gene encoding alpha-1,3-mannosyl-glycoprotein 4-beta-N-acetylglucosaminyltransferase B isoform X1 — MRWKFQQLRSSFSLFIIITFVSCFVTVFIYISDTRYLYDHSSVTTCTMLDMEIFVEQLSKLNKLNDNNIKERIKHFGPVLDAIVKSLNISIPKELKSLMVTNKSVEIVRSPMTHLDGFTFLPQLWAHEDNLRPFILHSGGRKTVSMVYGIPTVRRQKKNYLIQTMVNIVNNMNQNEMEDSLIVVMIGEIDREYTQRVTTEIKNRLPEAVNSGLVDIIAPTPEYYPDFSKLRLTLGDSRDRVSWRSKQNLDYAFLMMYCQPKGSFYVQIEDDIITKPQFHTIMKNTALQSIANGQEWFILDFGELGFIGKMFRCSDLSWLIQYLIMFYNDQPVDWLLDGIVETKACGYYKMNCRRLKDNLWVKCNQTLFQHIGIWSSLPGKIQRAKARHFNSRILLYKNNH; from the exons ATGAGGTGGAAGTTTCAACAGCTTAGGTCCTCTTTTTCGTTATTCATCATTATAACGTTCGTGTCATGCTTCGTCACCGTGTTTATCTACATTTCAG ATACTAGATATTTATACGATCACAGTTCGGTGACAACGTGTACGATGTTGGACATGGAAATATTCGTGGAACAGTTAAGCAAATTGAATAAACTGAATGACAACAACATCAAGGAACGAATTAAGCATTTCGGCCCAGTTCTCGATGCGATCGTGAAGTCGTTGAACATTTCCATTCCTAAAGAATTAAAATCTTTAATGGTTACTAATAAGTCTGTGGAAATAGTCAGGTCACCAATGACACATCTCGATGGGTTTACATTCTTACCACAACTGTGGGCCCACGAAGATAATTTGAGGCCATTTATATTACATTCCGGAGGTAGAAAAACAG tgtcTATGGTGTATGGAATTCCTACTGTTCgtcgccaaaaaaaaaattacttaatacaAACAATGGTTAATATCGTAAACAACATGAATCAAAACGAAATGGAAGATTCATTAATAGTCGTGATGATTGGTGAA ATCGATCGAGAATACACGCAACGAGTGACTACAGAAATCAAAAATCG gctACCGGAAGCAGTTAACTCAGGTCTTGTGGACATAATTGCTCCAACCCCGGAATATTATCCAGATTTCAGCAAACTTCGCTTGACGCTCGGTGATTCTAGAGACCGGGTCAGCTGGAGGAGCAAACAAAATTTGGATTATGCTTTCTTAATGATGTACTGCCAACCAAAAGGGTCGTTTTATGTTCAAATCGAAGACGACATAATCACGAAACCACAGTTCCACactattatgaaaaatacagcTTTGCAGAGCATAGCTAACGGACAAGAGTGGTTTATATTAGATTTTGGAGAACTTGGTTTTATCG gaaaaatgtttagatgTTCAGATTTATCATGGCTAATTCAGTAccttattatgttttataacgaTCAACCTGTGGATTGGTTGCTGGACGGAATAGTGGAGACAAAAGCTTGTGGTTATTATAAA ATGAATTGTCGACGACTAAAAGACAATTTATGGGTGAAATGCAATCAAACTCTTTTTCAACATATTGGAATCTGGTCGTCTTTGCCTGGAAAAATTCAACGTGCGAAg GCTAGACATTTTAATTcaaggatattattatataaaaacaatcattag
- the LOC103309288 gene encoding uncharacterized protein LOC103309288: MAEKSGHVKVAEDPFCGVGGNVIQLTRRFDDEENSNNMPAEAEISSPSAEQLTMQKVFADLRNWSADFEKLNCSGDFVGLKAKRRSTSMPNISSTRLVDVILAQDGIFCRGQSPQVEAVPNDEQSIIQHADHLILAQGGDCRDELPQVEVVPDDEQSIQNTVQPDHPRTPTEEQSTGELSKKRKRPSMWKRTKRFFVYLFTCG; encoded by the exons ATGGCAGAGAAGTCTGGCCACGTGAAAGTGGCCGAGGACCCTTTTTGCGGCGTGGGCGGCAACGTAATTCAGCTTACCAGACGGTTCGACGAcg AAGAGAACAGTAACAATATGCCTGCAGAAGCCGAAATATCCTCGCCATCCGCTGAGCAACTGACGATGCAAAAAGTATTCGCCGACCTTAGAAACTGGTCGGCAGACTTCGAGAAGTTGAACTGTAGCGGTGATTTCGTCGGGCTGAAGGCAAAGAGGCGATCTACATCTATGCCTAACATATCGTCGACACGTCTCGTTGACGTGATATTGGCGCAGGACGGTATATTTTGTCGCGGTCAGTCGCCGCAAGTCGAGGCGGTTCCGAACGACGAACAAAGTATAATTCAGCATGCGGATCATCTGATATTGGCGCAGGGCGGTGACTGTCGCGATGAGTTGCCGCAAGTCGAGGTGGTCCCGGATGACGaacaaagtattcaaaatacggTTCAACCAGATCATCCTAGAACGCCAACGGAGGAACAAAGCACAGGCGAATTATCGAAGAAACGCAAACGTCCATCAATGTGGAAACGAACAAAGCGTTTCTTCGTCTACTTGTTCACTTGCGGCTAA